The Paramagnetospirillum magnetotacticum MS-1 genome includes a window with the following:
- the ubiT gene encoding ubiquinone anaerobic biosynthesis accessory factor UbiT: MTHANARTGAVPVTPPFSPVLLLGMVLKPLRPTALQPLFDAMLGVVRRRHPDILERMADYSDKAVCIDPVDLPFVILLEPNPEDPRLTVRRSIEPGEVAATIHGPLEMLIALAEGKVDGDALFFSRRLVIEGDTEVVVALRNAIDGAGIDLIEDISQELGPLARPFKGLAGAAVGLMSRMREDFETLRAAIIAPAVKDNANQGARIAQLEGELKQLRKAARRGGAA; the protein is encoded by the coding sequence ATGACGCACGCAAACGCCAGGACCGGGGCAGTTCCGGTAACGCCGCCCTTTTCGCCGGTGCTGCTGCTGGGCATGGTCTTGAAGCCGCTCCGCCCCACGGCGCTCCAGCCCTTGTTCGACGCCATGCTGGGCGTGGTGCGCCGCCGCCATCCCGATATCTTGGAACGCATGGCCGATTATTCCGACAAGGCCGTGTGCATCGACCCCGTCGACCTGCCCTTCGTCATCCTGCTGGAGCCCAACCCGGAAGACCCGCGCCTCACCGTGCGCCGGTCCATCGAACCGGGCGAGGTGGCCGCCACCATCCATGGTCCGCTGGAAATGCTGATCGCGCTGGCCGAGGGCAAGGTGGACGGCGATGCCCTGTTCTTCTCGCGCCGTCTGGTGATCGAGGGCGATACCGAGGTGGTGGTGGCGCTCAGAAACGCCATCGACGGGGCCGGGATCGACCTGATCGAGGATATCAGCCAGGAATTGGGACCGCTGGCCCGGCCCTTCAAAGGGCTGGCGGGCGCCGCCGTGGGGCTGATGAGCCGTATGCGCGAGGATTTCGAGACTCTGCGCGCCGCCATCATCGCGCCCGCCGTCAAGGACAATGCCAATCAAGGGGCCCGCATCGCCCAGTTGGAAGGCGAACTGAAGCAGTTGCGCAAGGCGGCTCGGCGTGGAGGAGCGGCTTAA
- a CDS encoding cyclic nucleotide-binding domain-containing protein yields the protein MNIDVDLSPITALIIDDSRYARSFIKTALQSFGIKTILEAGDGPTGLEILGQQPVHLVIVDHDMAPMDGIDFTRFLRAGDMVACDDVAVIMMSAESASEVVFQARSAGVNEFLVKPMSADSLFRRIRNALVNPKAFVRSPGFRGPDRRTLSRPPPGVAERRVAPPLPKPLPLVMPMGAAGAAARPASAPHAPVVQAPKPVQERTGRKKFHAGQIIFNEGDPGDMAYVVESGKVAIFKTVGGQKVKLGQIGTNGVFGEMALIDNEPRMASAMAAEDTVCLMIPMAALKAQIGKTPDLVILVLETLLHDIRKMGRELGQVRATLEKKRAGK from the coding sequence ATGAACATCGATGTCGATCTGAGCCCGATCACCGCGCTCATCATCGACGATTCGCGCTATGCCCGATCGTTCATCAAGACGGCTCTGCAATCCTTCGGAATCAAGACCATCCTCGAAGCCGGTGACGGGCCGACCGGCCTCGAGATTCTGGGCCAACAGCCTGTCCATCTGGTCATTGTCGACCACGACATGGCCCCCATGGACGGCATCGATTTCACCCGCTTCCTGCGCGCGGGCGACATGGTGGCCTGCGACGACGTGGCCGTGATCATGATGAGCGCCGAATCCGCCTCCGAGGTGGTGTTCCAGGCGCGCAGCGCAGGCGTCAACGAATTCCTGGTCAAGCCCATGTCGGCGGATTCCTTGTTCCGGCGCATCCGCAACGCCCTGGTCAATCCCAAGGCCTTCGTGCGCTCTCCCGGCTTCAGGGGGCCGGACCGCAGGACGTTGTCGCGCCCGCCGCCCGGCGTGGCCGAGCGCCGCGTGGCCCCGCCGCTGCCCAAGCCTCTGCCGCTGGTGATGCCCATGGGCGCCGCCGGTGCCGCCGCCCGCCCGGCCTCGGCCCCCCATGCCCCGGTGGTTCAGGCCCCCAAGCCCGTCCAGGAGCGCACCGGGCGCAAGAAGTTTCACGCGGGCCAGATCATCTTCAATGAAGGCGATCCGGGCGACATGGCCTATGTGGTGGAAAGCGGCAAGGTCGCCATTTTCAAGACGGTGGGCGGCCAGAAGGTCAAGCTGGGCCAGATTGGCACCAATGGCGTGTTCGGCGAGATGGCCCTGATCGACAACGAGCCGCGCATGGCCTCGGCCATGGCCGCCGAGGACACGGTCTGTCTGATGATTCCCATGGCGGCGCTGAAAGCCCAGATCGGCAAGACCCCCGATCTGGTGATCCTGGTGCTGGAAACCCTGCTTCACGACATCCGCAAGATGGGCCGCGAACTGGGCCAGGTGCGCGCCACCTTGGAAAAGAAGCGGGCGGGGAAGTAG